In Zingiber officinale cultivar Zhangliang chromosome 1A, Zo_v1.1, whole genome shotgun sequence, a genomic segment contains:
- the LOC122010733 gene encoding defensin Ec-AMP-D1-like, with protein sequence MESYKRMLPALFLLCFLLLSSEMGTRVVVARTCESQSHKFVGQCVRPPNCANVCRTEGSFSGGVCRGTLLNRKCYCTKIC encoded by the exons ATGGAGTCCTACAAGAGAATGCTTCCTGCATTGTTCTTGCTCTGCTTCCTTCTCCTGTCATCTG AGATGGGGACGAGGGTTGTGGTGGCGAGGACATGCGAGTCTCAGAGCCACAAGTTCGTGGGGCAGTGCGTGAGGCCGCCCAACTGCGCCAACGTGTGCCGTACGGAGGGGTCGTTCTCGGGAGGGGTATGCCGTGGTACCCTGCTCAACCGCAAATGCTACTGCACCAAGATTTGCTAA